One window of the Methanolacinia paynteri genome contains the following:
- a CDS encoding ABC transporter ATP-binding protein — protein sequence MIELKNLVKTYGDTNAVDNLSLRIEEGEVFGLLGPNGAGKSTTILMLCGLIQPTSGECLIDGIEVSKNPIDVKRRLGYMPEDVGFYPNLSAAKNLDFFAKLNDIPDTEREERIEDLLRLVGLSGVEKKVGGYSKGMRQRLGIAKALVNDPDVVILDEPTANLDPQGVSDYRRIIRNIAGSGKTILVSSHILSEVSKVCSRVGIMQKGKLVRDGSWDEITRNLDLLGLPEIVINVETESGMPELIHEDIIRVDYFAERTKARISASKDIRMDIGRTLYKSGIFPKEICLDAVTTEDAVLSYYNG from the coding sequence ATGATTGAACTGAAGAATCTTGTAAAGACTTATGGCGATACAAACGCCGTAGACAACCTCTCGCTCAGGATCGAAGAGGGAGAGGTGTTCGGACTCCTGGGCCCGAACGGGGCGGGGAAGAGCACTACTATACTGATGCTCTGCGGACTCATCCAGCCGACATCGGGCGAATGCCTCATAGACGGAATAGAAGTCTCGAAGAACCCGATAGATGTCAAGAGAAGACTCGGCTATATGCCCGAGGATGTAGGATTTTACCCGAATCTTTCAGCCGCCAAAAATCTCGATTTTTTTGCAAAGCTCAACGACATTCCCGATACTGAAAGAGAGGAGAGGATAGAGGATCTCCTTCGGCTTGTCGGACTATCGGGAGTTGAAAAGAAGGTCGGCGGTTATTCGAAGGGAATGCGCCAGCGGCTCGGGATTGCAAAGGCGCTGGTAAACGATCCCGATGTCGTGATTCTCGACGAGCCTACGGCGAATCTCGATCCGCAGGGTGTCTCCGATTACAGGAGGATCATAAGAAATATCGCCGGGTCGGGCAAGACGATCCTCGTCTCCTCGCATATTCTCTCCGAAGTGAGCAAGGTCTGTTCGAGAGTCGGGATCATGCAGAAGGGAAAACTTGTCCGGGACGGCAGTTGGGACGAGATTACCCGCAACCTCGATCTCCTCGGTCTCCCCGAGATAGTCATCAACGTCGAGACCGAATCCGGAATGCCCGAATTGATCCATGAAGATATCATCCGTGTCGACTATTTCGCTGAAAGGACAAAGGCACGAATCAGCGCTTCAAAGGACATCCGTATGGACATCGGGCGAACTCTTTATAAATCCGGCATATTCCCGAAGGAGATCTGCCTTGATGCCGTAACGACCGAAGATGCGGTGCTGTCATATTACAACGGGTGA
- a CDS encoding C1 family peptidase, which yields MKYIGQIILVLCILSLILSYFVLTSPEEDSDSCSSCSDPYGMYIDGVSLNTMLSGDLDAFRSVDPLDIEKAVDISIYEMADSIRLADLNDDVVTTDQSSDKTDEVSTDFQTKIVLAMQEANRNTPRYPPREYPGNIPDSVSLLEKFAYVPEEWDQTGGSPEHCGNCWVWADTGALQVELYRQKGINDPLSVQYFTSAYHNGTGIWACCGGSPVWFADFYNITGKVVPLGNMNATFADSAVRSEKGESTSVPAADIQTDPYYPIEEMHAEMIATNTVYEERDISNETAIDSIKSVLLSGSAVVIIYTPDDWDPFMDFWENETESAIFTPESTQGATGNDGGHAMLILGYNDTDTDERYWTVLNSWGAPANRPDGTFRLDLDLDYSMQNPDGVNSFEFYVQNVTWGDFTSL from the coding sequence ATGAAATATATCGGGCAGATTATTCTGGTTTTATGCATCTTATCCCTAATACTCTCATATTTTGTACTTACATCCCCTGAGGAAGATTCCGATTCATGCTCGTCATGCTCAGATCCTTACGGAATGTATATAGACGGGGTCAGCCTCAACACTATGCTCTCCGGAGATCTTGATGCGTTCAGGTCTGTCGACCCGCTGGATATCGAAAAGGCCGTGGACATCAGCATATACGAGATGGCCGACAGTATCCGGCTGGCCGACCTGAATGATGATGTAGTTACTACGGATCAGTCATCTGACAAAACCGATGAAGTTTCGACTGATTTCCAGACGAAGATCGTACTTGCAATGCAGGAGGCAAACAGGAACACGCCGCGGTACCCTCCGCGGGAATATCCCGGCAACATTCCCGACAGCGTTTCGCTCCTTGAGAAATTTGCATACGTCCCTGAGGAATGGGACCAGACCGGAGGATCGCCCGAACACTGCGGGAACTGCTGGGTATGGGCAGATACCGGAGCCCTGCAGGTGGAGCTGTACAGGCAGAAAGGTATCAACGATCCCCTCTCAGTCCAGTATTTCACATCGGCATACCACAACGGAACAGGGATCTGGGCCTGCTGCGGCGGGAGTCCGGTCTGGTTCGCAGATTTCTATAACATAACAGGCAAGGTCGTTCCCCTGGGCAACATGAACGCAACGTTTGCCGATTCTGCAGTCAGGTCCGAGAAAGGCGAATCCACTTCGGTTCCGGCGGCTGACATCCAGACTGATCCGTATTATCCAATCGAAGAGATGCATGCCGAAATGATCGCAACGAATACGGTCTACGAAGAACGGGACATATCAAATGAAACCGCAATCGATTCGATTAAATCTGTACTCCTCTCCGGCAGTGCGGTCGTTATAATCTATACCCCTGATGACTGGGACCCTTTTATGGACTTCTGGGAGAATGAAACGGAATCCGCTATTTTCACGCCTGAATCCACTCAGGGTGCAACAGGAAACGACGGTGGGCATGCCATGCTCATCCTCGGCTACAACGACACCGATACCGATGAGAGATACTGGACGGTCTTGAACAGCTGGGGAGCTCCTGCCAACAGGCCCGACGGGACGTTCAGGCTGGATCTGGACCTCGATTATTCCATGCAGAACCCGGACGGGGTAAATTCCTTTGAATTCTATGTTCAGAACGTAACCTGGGGAGATTTTACAAGCCTTTGA
- a CDS encoding DUF2178 domain-containing protein codes for MRKKEYHLCMLGIIAGTLVAVYFGIISGNLLVPGVIIIAGIVLVWLCQRKVTDVITDDLSDMIHGKAALKTLEFMIVVLVIFFIATTTFYWSGGWGFGMHTYDNGSVRITFLQFYPGGYPIYEDNYYFVSTPALTVQDINGLEDFFVKGHNVRNYPYVIGAALGFVAVLLVLIFTVFSLYYSRKYGCTEDEKQD; via the coding sequence ATGAGGAAAAAAGAATACCATCTCTGCATGCTGGGCATAATTGCCGGCACCCTTGTCGCTGTCTATTTCGGCATAATATCCGGGAATCTGCTGGTGCCGGGAGTTATAATTATTGCAGGTATCGTGCTTGTATGGCTGTGCCAGAGGAAGGTGACAGATGTTATCACTGATGATCTTTCTGATATGATCCACGGCAAAGCAGCATTGAAAACGCTTGAATTTATGATAGTGGTCCTTGTGATATTTTTTATCGCTACGACGACATTTTACTGGAGCGGAGGCTGGGGTTTCGGAATGCATACCTATGATAACGGTTCGGTGCGGATAACGTTCCTGCAGTTTTACCCTGGAGGCTATCCGATCTACGAAGACAACTATTACTTTGTATCTACTCCTGCACTTACGGTCCAGGATATTAACGGTCTGGAGGATTTTTTTGTTAAAGGACATAATGTCCGGAATTATCCATATGTTATCGGGGCGGCTCTGGGCTTTGTTGCCGTACTCCTTGTATTGATCTTTACGGTATTTTCATTATACTACAGTCGAAAATATGGATGTACCGAAGATGAAAAACAGGATTAA
- a CDS encoding NEW3 domain-containing protein, protein MGGEYGRTPAFLLITACLLMFLVPQAVSAGTDSTANTEISCTFPGRIVEAGETVTFDLKIKCNLGTNPRMLEFDTFKGEDDWKYHFYSGEKEIDRILMTEGEVIPITFEIDTAGDTAVGVYPVRVRIDDARLWIYITIDKSHAGESGVLKLAVVDEQGENIEGALVKIADERRHIVIKEVLTSGDGLRTEVDQGDYILYVGSEGYNDAHKDDVSIKCGYTTDAGTIMLEKENYGLTIDVKSPLVTASIGNKPVYEAVLTNVGKSDDVFGLDVGGLPGGWYGRYKLTADSTESVSKLYIDAGSEKTVFLEIIPPYSVEKGDYFFNMSVESSEKEYSEPLEARITGSSNMVIFSEKYRYDMTKGDSVEIPVTISNKGKGDALTNVRTEVSAPEGWNVKITPSSVPSIQPGEKATVTLVVSPPTNIAASDYKISVKVVSDQQEETDEIRIVINESSLVGILGLILLLSACGGVYYFFRKHERR, encoded by the coding sequence ATGGGAGGAGAATACGGCCGGACACCTGCCTTCCTGCTGATAACGGCATGCCTGCTCATGTTTCTCGTACCGCAGGCCGTCTCCGCCGGTACTGATTCAACCGCAAATACGGAGATCTCGTGTACTTTCCCAGGCCGGATCGTAGAGGCCGGCGAGACAGTAACATTCGACCTGAAGATAAAATGCAATCTCGGTACAAATCCCCGTATGCTTGAATTCGATACCTTCAAGGGTGAAGATGACTGGAAATATCATTTTTACTCCGGGGAAAAGGAGATCGACAGGATCCTGATGACCGAAGGAGAGGTGATTCCTATAACCTTCGAGATCGATACCGCAGGCGATACGGCTGTCGGGGTCTATCCGGTGAGAGTCAGGATCGATGACGCCCGCCTGTGGATATACATTACCATAGACAAGTCCCATGCAGGTGAATCGGGCGTCCTGAAACTGGCTGTAGTCGACGAACAGGGCGAAAACATAGAAGGGGCTTTAGTGAAGATCGCGGATGAAAGGAGGCACATTGTGATCAAGGAGGTGCTGACATCCGGAGACGGCCTCAGGACCGAGGTGGACCAGGGCGATTATATCCTGTATGTCGGGAGTGAAGGCTATAATGATGCGCATAAGGACGACGTTTCGATAAAGTGCGGCTATACGACGGATGCAGGGACGATTATGCTTGAGAAGGAGAATTACGGCCTGACGATCGATGTCAAATCCCCGCTTGTAACTGCATCGATCGGGAACAAACCGGTCTACGAGGCAGTCTTAACCAATGTCGGAAAGAGCGACGATGTGTTCGGGCTGGATGTAGGCGGCCTTCCGGGCGGTTGGTACGGGAGATACAAACTCACGGCGGATTCCACGGAGAGTGTATCCAAGCTGTATATCGACGCAGGATCGGAGAAGACGGTCTTCCTTGAGATAATACCCCCGTATTCTGTTGAAAAAGGTGATTATTTCTTCAACATGTCGGTGGAGTCGTCTGAAAAAGAATACTCCGAACCGCTTGAAGCGAGGATCACCGGCAGCAGCAATATGGTGATCTTCTCTGAAAAGTACCGCTACGATATGACGAAGGGAGATTCCGTCGAGATTCCGGTGACGATATCGAACAAGGGCAAGGGCGATGCTCTTACCAATGTAAGAACTGAGGTGTCTGCACCTGAAGGATGGAATGTGAAAATTACGCCGTCGTCCGTTCCCTCCATTCAGCCGGGAGAAAAAGCGACGGTCACACTGGTGGTGAGTCCGCCGACGAACATCGCCGCTTCGGATTACAAGATCTCTGTAAAGGTAGTCTCGGATCAGCAGGAGGAGACAGACGAGATCAGGATAGTGATCAATGAAAGCTCCCTGGTCGGAATTCTGGGATTGATACTGCTTTTGAGTGCCTGCGGAGGAGTTTACTACTTCTTCAGGAAGCATGAGAGGAGATAA
- a CDS encoding ABC transporter permease, which yields MRSKGFITITGKEFSDHLYGRTFLLFLSIIIVVTIIGMAAGSVDYNNQIDSYNEKLVVAGDDPVSGSYVYKPSVMIIFDGVGGLLVSLGAILGIAMGFNLITKEKESKSLKILLSNPIYRDEVINGKAAGGILALIVALFITLVISLGVMLVFGAVPSGDDIGYILLFGVAAFLMIFSYFAISMFMSTVAEDSGTSLVYTLIIFVFLSSLVPVFVWGSTIDMIVGPAPEYPEGLFVDMQYDPATGGVTSTISSSVSSEDSEEDRIAQDEAVSRYFEELDEYWSKKDVISGFVNLFSPTNNFQDITETLSYSVGASSSFGSEDWESPGIMDVLGKLLWNFIALIAIPVVFFGGAYVCFMRLDVR from the coding sequence ATGAGATCAAAAGGCTTCATTACAATAACAGGCAAGGAGTTCAGCGATCATCTGTATGGCAGGACGTTTCTCCTGTTCCTTTCGATAATCATCGTCGTAACGATCATCGGAATGGCCGCGGGTTCGGTCGACTACAACAACCAGATAGACAGCTATAATGAAAAACTGGTAGTGGCGGGCGACGATCCGGTCTCCGGTTCATATGTTTACAAACCCTCTGTCATGATCATCTTCGACGGGGTGGGCGGACTCCTGGTTAGCCTTGGTGCAATCCTCGGTATAGCTATGGGATTCAATCTCATAACGAAGGAAAAAGAGAGCAAGTCGCTGAAGATTCTGCTCTCCAACCCGATATATCGCGACGAGGTTATCAACGGGAAAGCGGCCGGCGGAATTCTGGCCCTGATAGTCGCCCTTTTCATAACCCTGGTGATCTCGCTCGGTGTTATGCTCGTATTCGGGGCCGTCCCTTCGGGGGACGATATCGGCTACATACTGCTGTTCGGGGTTGCCGCATTTCTGATGATATTTTCGTACTTCGCCATCTCGATGTTCATGTCGACAGTTGCGGAGGACAGCGGAACTTCGCTGGTGTATACGCTGATTATCTTCGTCTTCCTCTCAAGTCTCGTGCCAGTGTTCGTCTGGGGTTCGACGATCGACATGATCGTCGGGCCTGCTCCGGAATACCCGGAGGGCCTTTTCGTGGACATGCAGTATGACCCGGCCACAGGAGGAGTGACGAGCACGATATCGTCATCCGTGTCATCCGAAGATTCTGAAGAGGACAGGATCGCACAGGATGAAGCGGTGAGTAGATACTTTGAAGAGCTGGATGAGTACTGGAGCAAAAAGGATGTAATCTCCGGATTTGTCAATCTCTTCTCGCCGACGAACAATTTCCAGGATATAACGGAGACGCTGTCGTATTCGGTAGGGGCTTCATCCTCTTTCGGGTCGGAGGACTGGGAGAGTCCCGGCATTATGGATGTTCTCGGGAAGCTTCTCTGGAATTTTATTGCCCTTATTGCAATTCCTGTCGTATTCTTCGGCGGGGCGTATGTCTGTTTCATGAGGCTCGATGTGAGGTAG
- a CDS encoding potassium channel family protein, which yields MRIIIVGATALGMDLAEVLIKKNIEVIFIVREEKLAKDLAENLDCTVINAEGTRPDILEKAEIDKADAIVACTSHDQDNILIGVIAKGYKTPEIIIMTEDVQFMNVAKKLGFHHVVNPPQATSAIVYNTLRGIDTIELSTMMRGDVRFVSVIASPKFDGMKLSEIALPKKSAFIGVYRDDHFTVHTEDPGIKEGDEVLIVSKLDEVNGIYGMFCPAEEEEKGQQP from the coding sequence TTGAGAATAATAATAGTAGGCGCCACCGCCCTTGGCATGGATCTTGCAGAGGTGCTGATAAAGAAGAACATTGAGGTGATCTTCATCGTCAGGGAGGAGAAGCTCGCCAAGGACCTGGCCGAAAATCTCGACTGCACGGTGATAAATGCCGAAGGGACGAGGCCCGATATTCTTGAAAAGGCCGAGATCGACAAGGCGGACGCGATTGTCGCCTGCACCTCCCACGACCAGGACAATATACTCATCGGCGTCATCGCAAAGGGCTACAAGACCCCCGAGATCATCATCATGACAGAGGACGTCCAGTTCATGAACGTTGCAAAGAAACTGGGATTCCACCATGTCGTTAATCCCCCGCAGGCCACATCTGCGATAGTCTACAACACCCTCAGGGGGATAGACACTATCGAATTGTCGACGATGATGAGGGGCGACGTCAGGTTCGTCAGCGTCATCGCCTCCCCCAAGTTCGACGGGATGAAGCTGTCGGAGATTGCGCTTCCCAAAAAAAGTGCGTTCATCGGCGTCTACAGGGACGATCATTTTACTGTTCATACAGAAGACCCCGGGATAAAGGAGGGTGACGAGGTGCTGATCGTATCGAAGCTCGATGAGGTCAACGGGATCTACGGTATGTTCTGCCCTGCCGAAGAAGAGGAGAAGGGACAGCAGCCCTAA
- a CDS encoding TrkH family potassium uptake protein, with amino-acid sequence MNLPRIAVQGILVYPLSGLSQWRGPEAGADPRACCAARGEGLPTICLMDNYSRLLIFPCRYGVNHPEKNPEDVSPKKNDLKNYLFKGRIFGQYMYELVSPVDLSVVLKYTGRLMMAIAVVLAVPMAMAIVFMESYTAAVYGLTAVFVACGGFILVKVLPDGELRWKESLVIAAIIFPFIALLNAFPFALSTGMSLSDSFFEAVSGITTTGLSVAPAGVGPVFLFARSWLQWVGGIGIVILVLSVLVQPGTSAFRLFSANVGENRIGPNVMVTARILVKIYLVITAIAFILLLLSGMPVFDSICHALSAVSTGGFSTGSDSIASFPGFFVPLVIAAGFLMGAINFGLYTRITGGLSGLKEIISDIQFRYFIVVLVIGFLLLLFTMSDSMSFADALPASAFQAASALSTAGFSTVDIGSLSDSSKAVLTMLMWIGGCSGSTAGGIKIMRLVILFGIVHLVFIRFFLPKEALTPLKAGDEVIEPVQVYHILTYVILYVLVILVSGFIFMLHGIGPGDAFFEVSSALGTVGLSTGITGPGMADLMKWTLVVDMVLGRIEIIPLCILLFPRTWIRR; translated from the coding sequence ATGAATTTACCGCGTATCGCCGTTCAGGGGATACTTGTCTATCCCCTGAGCGGCCTGTCACAATGGAGAGGCCCCGAGGCCGGGGCCGATCCGCGGGCCTGCTGTGCGGCTCGCGGCGAGGGGTTGCCAACAATCTGCCTGATGGATAACTATTCCAGGTTGCTGATTTTCCCATGTCGATATGGAGTTAACCATCCTGAAAAAAACCCCGAGGATGTTTCTCCCAAAAAAAACGATCTCAAGAATTATCTTTTTAAGGGTCGTATATTCGGCCAGTACATGTATGAACTGGTCTCCCCGGTCGATCTCTCCGTTGTCCTGAAATATACCGGCAGGCTCATGATGGCCATAGCTGTCGTCCTTGCGGTCCCGATGGCGATGGCAATAGTTTTCATGGAGTCTTACACCGCCGCTGTCTACGGCCTCACTGCCGTTTTTGTAGCCTGCGGCGGCTTTATTCTCGTAAAAGTTCTCCCTGACGGGGAGCTCCGGTGGAAGGAATCGCTCGTGATTGCGGCGATAATATTCCCTTTCATCGCCCTCCTGAACGCATTTCCCTTCGCTCTTTCGACCGGCATGAGTCTCTCCGATTCGTTCTTCGAGGCGGTATCGGGGATAACGACAACAGGTCTTTCCGTCGCTCCTGCCGGTGTCGGCCCGGTCTTTCTCTTTGCAAGGTCGTGGCTCCAGTGGGTCGGCGGAATCGGGATCGTCATACTTGTTCTCAGTGTCCTCGTCCAGCCCGGGACGAGTGCATTCCGCCTCTTCTCCGCGAATGTCGGGGAGAACAGGATCGGGCCCAATGTGATGGTCACCGCCCGCATACTTGTAAAGATCTACCTCGTTATTACGGCGATCGCATTTATTCTTCTCCTTCTATCCGGGATGCCCGTATTCGATTCGATCTGCCATGCGTTGTCGGCCGTATCCACGGGAGGATTTTCAACCGGTTCCGATTCAATCGCATCCTTTCCCGGTTTCTTCGTCCCGCTTGTAATAGCCGCAGGCTTCCTGATGGGTGCGATCAACTTCGGGCTTTACACACGGATTACCGGCGGCCTGAGCGGGCTGAAGGAGATAATATCCGACATCCAGTTCAGGTATTTCATCGTCGTACTGGTCATCGGATTTCTCCTGCTTCTTTTCACGATGTCGGACAGTATGTCATTCGCCGATGCGTTGCCGGCCTCCGCGTTCCAGGCCGCATCGGCACTCTCCACTGCCGGTTTTTCGACAGTCGATATCGGGAGCCTCTCCGACAGTTCGAAGGCAGTCCTCACCATGCTCATGTGGATCGGCGGCTGTTCGGGTTCTACCGCAGGAGGAATCAAGATCATGAGACTCGTCATCCTCTTCGGTATAGTCCATCTCGTCTTCATCAGGTTCTTCCTGCCAAAGGAGGCTCTGACACCGCTGAAGGCGGGTGATGAGGTGATCGAGCCCGTGCAGGTGTATCATATACTTACCTATGTCATCCTCTATGTCCTTGTCATCCTGGTCTCGGGATTCATCTTCATGCTTCACGGGATCGGCCCCGGCGATGCGTTCTTCGAGGTGTCGAGCGCCCTCGGGACGGTCGGTCTTTCGACCGGGATTACAGGGCCGGGGATGGCAGATCTGATGAAATGGACCCTGGTCGTCGATATGGTCCTCGGGAGGATCGAGATTATACCATTATGTATATTGCTCTTCCCGCGAACATGGATCAGGAGGTAA
- a CDS encoding DUF2115 domain-containing protein has translation MQVQPPDTKRNPPEERIEDAVAKLRAAGTKGELAEAIASEIIKYSLYELQVIGGRVRQEIDKLPSPYREKVRPYFQQQLFDVYNRLMSMQRSGGFSRMNGKIDDPVLFVEFLDAVPDGCLKDPEHSGTDFNFGDPIKSLFYYLLCCFTMFVMDEPGHPVGTPFPGGFIVEKRADGYYCPIRDKEEEVPFSICNFCPAKQMEGV, from the coding sequence ATGCAGGTACAGCCGCCGGACACAAAGAGAAATCCGCCAGAGGAGAGAATTGAGGATGCAGTTGCAAAACTGCGGGCCGCAGGCACGAAAGGCGAACTTGCGGAAGCCATAGCCTCGGAGATAATAAAATATTCACTTTACGAGCTCCAGGTTATCGGGGGAAGAGTCCGGCAGGAGATCGACAAACTTCCCTCTCCATACCGTGAGAAGGTCCGCCCGTACTTCCAGCAGCAGTTATTCGATGTATACAACCGGCTCATGTCGATGCAGAGGTCAGGTGGTTTTTCCAGGATGAACGGGAAGATCGATGACCCTGTCCTCTTCGTGGAATTTCTCGATGCTGTCCCTGACGGGTGCCTTAAGGATCCTGAACACAGCGGTACGGATTTCAACTTCGGCGACCCGATCAAATCGCTCTTTTATTATCTCCTGTGCTGCTTTACGATGTTCGTAATGGACGAACCCGGTCATCCGGTCGGCACTCCTTTCCCCGGCGGATTCATAGTTGAAAAAAGAGCCGACGGGTACTACTGCCCGATCCGTGATAAGGAGGAGGAAGTTCCTTTTTCGATATGCAACTTCTGCCCTGCAAAACAGATGGAAGGGGTTTGA
- a CDS encoding DUF47 domain-containing protein yields MTFFDWLVPKDDKFYDSISLMMEDVNSGINLLSSGVHEMSDLETMHNEMREVEHRTEKRLQEIKELLETAFITPIDPVEINEMVNDIKSMIHLLVDASTHIYIFGKDCETTPDMEEAVALLKRSMTEMESAFGHLKEKGKPKDILPHYMTVKEIEKEVYLLNARATHRIYTNEPLNIIKYGKIYGRVCDLASLCEDRTGAIYDIAVRQV; encoded by the coding sequence ATGACTTTCTTTGACTGGCTGGTTCCAAAGGACGACAAATTCTATGACTCCATATCCCTTATGATGGAAGATGTAAACAGCGGCATAAACCTTCTTTCCTCCGGTGTGCACGAGATGAGTGACCTTGAAACGATGCACAACGAGATGCGCGAAGTCGAGCACAGGACCGAGAAGAGGCTGCAGGAGATAAAAGAGCTGCTCGAAACTGCCTTTATAACTCCTATCGATCCTGTAGAGATCAACGAGATGGTGAACGACATCAAATCGATGATTCATCTGCTCGTAGACGCCTCGACCCACATCTACATATTCGGAAAGGACTGCGAAACCACTCCGGATATGGAAGAAGCTGTTGCACTGCTCAAAAGATCAATGACCGAGATGGAATCGGCGTTCGGCCACCTTAAGGAGAAGGGCAAACCGAAGGACATACTGCCCCATTACATGACCGTAAAGGAGATCGAAAAAGAGGTCTACCTGCTGAACGCCCGGGCAACACACAGGATCTATACCAATGAACCCCTGAATATCATAAAATACGGGAAGATCTACGGAAGGGTCTGCGACCTTGCAAGCCTCTGCGAGGACAGGACGGGAGCGATATACGATATAGCGGTCAGGCAGGTATAA
- a CDS encoding helix-turn-helix transcriptional regulator produces MKNRIKVYRAMHDMTQEELAEKIRVTRKTINSIERGKYNPSIEVAFKIAKIFRVPVEKIFFFEDEPPEDVNEDPSSPD; encoded by the coding sequence ATGAAAAACAGGATTAAGGTTTACCGTGCCATGCACGATATGACCCAGGAAGAACTTGCCGAAAAGATCCGTGTTACAAGGAAGACCATCAATTCAATCGAGAGGGGGAAGTATAATCCCTCAATTGAGGTTGCCTTTAAAATTGCAAAGATATTCAGGGTCCCGGTCGAGAAGATATTCTTTTTTGAGGACGAACCCCCGGAAGACGTGAATGAAGATCCTTCGTCGCCCGATTGA
- a CDS encoding DNA alkylation repair protein, with protein MEEIIGRIREELRSFPEEDRNPDVQRFFKENIKCYGLKSAPVKKVIGNYWKEIKGLEKEEIFSLCEELFSSGYTEEASIASVWAEKCSDRFEEGDIDTFHRWIDSYIDNWAKCDVLCNHAVGDYIMMFPHRIADLKEWAKSENRWLRRASAVTLIIPAKKGFFLDDIFEISDILLEDGDDMVQKGYGWMLKDASITHMDEVFDYVMKNKRRMPRTALRYAIERMPKEMKTEAMKKDW; from the coding sequence ATGGAAGAAATAATCGGCAGGATACGCGAGGAGCTGAGATCATTTCCCGAAGAGGACAGGAACCCCGACGTTCAGAGATTCTTCAAGGAGAATATAAAATGCTACGGGCTAAAGAGCGCCCCTGTAAAAAAAGTCATCGGCAACTACTGGAAAGAGATAAAAGGGCTTGAAAAGGAAGAGATCTTTTCGCTCTGCGAAGAGCTTTTTTCTTCGGGATACACCGAGGAGGCGTCCATCGCGTCGGTCTGGGCCGAGAAGTGCTCAGACAGGTTCGAAGAAGGGGACATAGATACTTTCCACCGTTGGATAGATTCGTACATCGATAACTGGGCGAAATGCGACGTCTTATGCAACCATGCGGTCGGGGATTATATCATGATGTTCCCGCACAGGATCGCGGATCTTAAGGAGTGGGCAAAGTCGGAAAACCGCTGGCTGAGAAGAGCTTCGGCGGTCACGCTTATCATCCCGGCGAAGAAGGGATTTTTCCTTGACGACATCTTTGAGATCTCCGACATATTGCTTGAAGACGGGGACGATATGGTGCAGAAGGGATATGGGTGGATGCTCAAGGATGCAAGCATTACGCACATGGACGAGGTCTTTGATTACGTAATGAAGAACAAACGGAGGATGCCCCGGACAGCACTCAGGTATGCAATCGAGCGGATGCCGAAGGAGATGAAGACTGAAGCGATGAAGAAGGACTGGTAA